DNA from Gracilinanus agilis isolate LMUSP501 chromosome 3, AgileGrace, whole genome shotgun sequence:
AAGTTACGAAGCATATTGGATAGAGTATTGGCCTGCatttaagaagacctgagttcaaattcagccataGATACCTATTAGTTGtctaatcctgggcaaatcaataaCCTTTGTCTACTTCAGTCTAGCACAtagtattaataaatgcttgttcctttcctcatgattagaaaggttttttttggtactatgttttttttttaaaaagaaccaaatagggggcagcggggtagcttagtggagtgagagtcaggcctagagacaggaggtcctaggttcaaacccggcctcagccacttcccagctatgtgaccctgggcaagtcacttgacccccattgcccacccttaccaatcttccacctatgagacaatataccaaagtacaagggtaaaaaaaataaataaataaaaataaaaataaaaagaaccaaatATTCTGTGAAGTTGGCTTTGAAAAATAGGTTCCATTTTTCCATCTCaagcatcattttttttaataattaatagcaattttctctttcaatcacttcttttcttcctctgccaACCTACTTACTACAGATGACAAACAGAAAACCCAACATTTTTATCTCATTGTTCACTTTTaatctatcacttttttttttggtcaggataTAGGTGGCATTTCGAATCACTGGTACGCTaaaatcatggttggtcattatgtTGATGAGAGTTCCTAGGTGTctcaaagttgtttattttttataatgtctttactatttttttatgttgtttatcTGGTTCTaccacttcattctgcatcagttcatataaatcttctcatcTTTCTCAGAAACTATCCCTTTAGTTATTTCTTAATACACAACAGTAGTCTATCATATTTAtgaaccataatttgttcagtcactcctCAGTGGATCAACATCCCTTCCATTGTCAAATCTTGACTGcttgatattataaataaatgaatatagacatatatgtagatagatagatacatgtaCATGTACTCACTCtctgtgtataaatataaatatttacacagatctctcttcctcattttttgatttttttggatgGTAAGCCCTGGATCAGAGGGTACTCACAGTTTATTAACTgtgggggcatagttccaaattactttctagaatatCTATACTAATTAATAGCTCCACCAACTGTCTATTAATGTTCCTGGTTTCCCACAGCTCCTCAaacatttaccatttcctttttttaaaaaatcaactttgaCATTTTGATAGCTATAAAGTAGAGCCTGAGAAtcgttttgatttgaatttttctaattgttaGTGAAGTATTATTTCATAAGGCTATCAATAGCTTggaattcttcctctgaaaactgcctattatgGCCTCTGATCATTTATCAGTTAAATAATGTTTCTTAGTCCTATTATTTTAAGTTACTttggaaatgaggcctttatcaaagaaacttgctacaagtattatttactcatttaactatttcccttataatcttatatttttttaaattgtacttCTGTTCTTAATGCCCAGTGCCTTGCAATGAGCAGGTAGATAGTCAATACTTATATCTAGGATCATAGATGATAGAGCAGTTGGGAAATGTAGGGATCATCTATTGTAATACTCTCCTTAGGCAGGAAACTTAAGAGCCAGAGGCATTCAATGAGTTGGCTAAAGTGAAATGAGTAATAAGtgtcagaactgggattcaaacatAAGTTCTCTTACTGAATTCAGCTTTTCCTCTGCTATATCATGAATAAAGTGTTCACCCATAACCTACCTATCTCGGGGTCCTGAAAATGGGATCAAAATGAATtcaatcaaataaatattaagttcCAGCTATGCACAAAGCATTGTGTTGGgcattgattttatatatacatatatgtaatattttttaatttcttgtataaatatacacaaaggaagaaaaaaatagttacaGTCTCAGCCTTCATAAAGCTTATGTTCTAATTGTATATGAAAAGGAGAGATTATAATTGAAGCCCTCCAtcagcttcacgaagattcctagtgggttggacacttagaaaggggaaccaaggtctgagtgaaaatgggttacgggttaaggattaatggaaagagaacataaggcgagaataaagatacacagacacagaaagttttggcataaggtagacagacagcgagtaagctctgatggtcaagagcttcatggttaggagctctgatagttaagagctctcttgccaactgatgtcttgtcacttttattggggttacaacagtatggggggaaggggagaggctggtggcctgatactttaacattatgaggtaatcatcataaaatgcaaactgccaaaacctaaaacaataagtagagctaagatcaggatccagatgggatatggcctaaggcatctactgatgtttgatacctatgttaattgatcattgaaggaaaagtaaggagacggAGAttactgactctcttctggggtgtagccttagggaagggctagggatttggcaatttgactcaagattacagagatcaatcattagcagtataagagttaaggttttttttgaatacttcttaaaataatatcacaattaatgtatacctgaaTTGCTACAATAATATATGCATAGAGATGTATAATGTCAGGAAATAATAGTTAATATGTATGTAGTGTTTATTATATGACAGGCACTACGCTAAGttcttcttctgtctcttcaATACTCAACAACAACTCTtagaggtgggtgctattattatgcccattttacagttgaagaaactgaggcaaataagtcaTTCCCCCAGGGTCAAATAGGTAGTGAgtttctgagtttggatttgaattcaggtcttcttgactttgggaCCAGTGCTGTATGTACTATACCACctctgaggaaagaagagaaaactacACAAAGTTCCTTATGGCTAATTAGGAGGGAAAAAATGTTTCCATTGAGCCTTGAGAGGAAAAGATTCCTTAACGATAAAGAGCAAATATATTTTAGGGCAGAAAGTGGCATGTCCTTTGGTACCTCTCCCTCTGTTACCCAGAAGTTCTCCTTATTATGCTTTTAAATCCAAACCAGATGATGGAAAAGGAGTCCATCAGGAAACATGCTGATGGAGGGTTCCAGATCAAATAAGTCAGGGATTCTGTTGCTCCTCCTAGTGACCTGAGTAATGTCATTCTAGACCTTTGTTTATGTCATCTGCCTCTGACTTACCCTTCACTTACCAGTGATGGGTAGAGCCCAGGATAAAGGCTGCTTAGAATCTCCACAACTTGCATTTGGTCTTAGTCCAACTTGAAAACTGCTGATTAGGGAGCCCAAGGCCACAGTTTTCAAGACTAGGAGGTTCAAGGAACTCCTCAGAATTATCTCTGCAGTGCAAACCTATCAGTTTTACCTACTGATCTTTCTAGTCTACCTTTGTCTGAAAGTTCCAGGGTATCTCAGTATTTGCTCTGCTGCATTCTGCCTAGGAAATGATGAATGTGCTGTATTAGACTGAGGGAACTATACAGGAGTATAAATTCCAATGCTTTACTTTCCTGCTAGTTACTGTTTCCAGGCATATGCCTTGCTAAATATTAAGATAAAGGATTTtcagtgttaaaaaaaataaagaaaggtttAAGGACAATAGCCCAAAGGAATGTAATAGGCGTGGTGTTTCCCTGCATTTTGTTGATATTGTGTATATAGTGGTGCTGTCTTGTTGTATACCTGTGCCTGCAGGTTTTTGCCTCTAGGTTCCTGCCCCTAGGAAGTCTCTGAAAGGCTGTGCAAATCAAGGCAGCTTCCCTAGCAGCCAAAATTAACCTATGGCAACCTTCTTGAAATAAGTAGCTTTTTAGGACTACACAAGTATCTGGAGGTGCCCTAGGTGCTCAAGATGGCTATTTTAAGGCGTATGTTCTATGTACAGATCACTGCCTAAGAAGAAACTGCTAGCCTTTCCTTTTAAGTTCCCTGTAATTCTGAAAATTGGTTCAAAACTTTGGTGCTTTGGTTTCCCAATgttatttcctttccctccatcCGTCATTTATTTGTGAAATTAAAGGTATGGAAATACTATCCGAGTATGACACATTTctgatgtttttgtttgtttcaaataAAGTTCAGGCTTCAAAGActtaggagagaagagaataatggataaatattttataaatgaaaaaaattacaaaattttctGTGATAACTACTTAAAATATCTAAAGAGAGCCAACTTCTCAGTTTTACTGAAAAGCATGTAGCTCTATATTATAACAAAAACAGACAAGAATAGATCACTCAAGCTTTCTAGTATGGTATCTGTCTTTTGCATGTAACACTTATGTTAAATTATCTTAAAAGCAAGTTTCTCTTACATGGCATTCTACATATGAAGACTAAACACTTTACATTATGAAATTCGCCATTTATTCTGTTTGTCAATTcccttttataaatgtttatgagagaaatttccaattagtttaaaaactatttcccccctgttttctaaatattcattgtAGCTAAAAAGCAATTTCTTAACACCTGTGGGagtgatttttttcagtcatgcttCTATTAGtaacaaaataatattattcCTCAAGTTTTATACATATTGTTctagaataaattatatttaaaactattatgAAATTctactacatatatattttaagtataatatatgtaaatacttAAACGAAGAAAAATTACACACCAACACCTCACAACTACCAACTCaactaatttttgttgttgttcaaagaCCATGTGTGGTTTTATGTTTTTTCCCACTTGGTATCTGAGATATTACTTGTAATAAATAGAACAAAAAACCCCCACAAATTTTGGTGCTACTTCAAATTAGTGTCAAAAAGCAAAGAATTGATGAAAAGGCTCTTTGTGCCCTCAAGGCCTGAGCAGTTTCCTGGATTGTGTAAATACTAGTTTCTTTAACCCATACTAATATGAAGAACTCACTTATGGTTAACTGTTAACTTAAGTTTCCAAATAACACTAATCATTACAAAGCACCAGAATAAATGCTTATGTTACAGGGGATAAAAATAGGCTTGTTCCCTTAAGGTTATTTAATCAAAGCTGCTAGTGCCTTTTGAAAGCACCATAAGGCTATTGGTATTTAATATGCATCAATAAATAAACTTTCAATTATCTTGGTGAGCACAACCAAAGATAGCATGACAATCAGAAAGCAATGATCTATCTAGTAATTGttccaaataaataattttgatggaTATGATCTTCGGTTAATTTCAGGTGAAATTGAAATCTTATGAAATTTAATTAGTTTTTCCCACTTCAAGATAAATTATGCAGAAATTTAGAATTTCTCTCcttgaaaaagaattttcttatccAGTGTAAAATGGCCAACTTGTTTTATTTCCCATTACACTCCTGTCTTTTTATGTCAATTGACTCTATGTTACATCATGGGAAAAactgaattttctttaaaaaagaagaaaattgcttTAAACTCAGAACTAGAATTTGTAACAGGATATTTAATGTCCTCTCTACTGAGTCTTAAAATAGTATGTTCCGCACTAATCACTTAAAAGATTCCAAATTGTTCACATAAAATCTAAATCGACCCAGTATACGTTTGTTAATTAATATACTAGAGTTGGTATAGTTTAGCTAAAAGTAACAGAGGAAGCCAATGTCCTTTCTAATTTCTTTGTTGTAACTTCCTTTGCTAGATTCCTTTCTGAGACTATTTGCATAACATTTATTCGTATATACATCCTTGTGTGTGGAGTATCTAAGTTCTTATTTGCCTTGCTCTGTGTTTGGGTAATACTTTAAGAGAAAAATCTCAAGACAGGAATACCCTAGATATAATTTATAGGACTAATGAATTTGTATGTCTTTTAAGCAGTTCTACATTACAGACACATTAGtattctctcctttttataagGCTGAAGTAAATCCCATGGCACAGAAGAATTTAGATACTGATTACTTACGATTGGTTCCTGGTGATTTGCTCTTAATAATTTCTAGTTGAATTTAATGAATGTATGATTCCTGAAATGTTGCTTCATTAAAATTGCATCTTTCCTCTTCAAGTGTGATTTCAGTCATTTCATccatttttggggggtgggggtgttttcttcctttaaaatgtatGGGATGAGACATCTGAAATAATTAAGGATATGGCTTTAGTTTCCCTGTACACATCTTCTAAGAACTCACCTCCAGATAGTGTCTCAGAATAAAATGATACCTGCTGATCCTTAGAAAtagcattgttattttttaaaatatcacttctCTAGTTGACCTGAATATTTGACAAATggagatggagaaaaggaaatagacgttttaaaagggaaaagagaaaaaaaactagagaaataaaagagaggaacTAGGAGGAGCTTTGTGACAAGCCAATGTGAAACAGGAGCTTCAGTATTATACTAATAAAATATAAGGCTCGATTAAGTTGTACTTTGCAGCTTTCAGGCTTAATTTAACTGAGATGGTGATTCGCAAATGAATATCTGCatgaatccttttaaaaaatccaaatgcaAATGAGTACAActgcaataaaatatatttgcaaaTGAATCCTGttgctttattcatttattgtGTAATTACTGCAATCCTTCCCACCTTGTTTTCAGTATTTCTTAATCATTAAGTCGGAAGCATGACAGCAGTGCCAGCCCTGGCATGATTCTCTTTGACTAAAACCTTGTAAATTAACACAATTAGCACAGCATCATCCTGCTAATTAACTTCCAGTGTCTGGTGCAGTGGTTTTGCAAACAAGGAAGAGGGAGTCAGAAGGGAATCAACATGCCATTCTGTTACCAAACTGTGTGCTATGTTAGGTTTAACTCAGGGAGGCTAAGCTGGCCATGTCAGATGCCAGAGTCAGGCAATGAGGAGCTAAAGGGgctgggggaggagaagggaagggggtaGGAGCTGTCAAAATAGACTGTAATAATTCAGAAGGGAGCTCGTGCCACAGATGCTTCATTTAGACTAGGCCTCCTCCTTATCAAGGAATCTGTGCTGGAGGGCACTATACAGTTTGCAAGATCCATTTTTGGCCATACAAGAGAGATTAAGAAGGTCTGTTTAATATAGCTGTACCCAAATATGCAACAATTCTGCCACCTTGCATTCAGTGTAGTAGAAAGGACATTTAACTGGAAGATTTGCATTTTGTCCTCCAGTTCTGCcaagtagctgtgtgatccttggcaagtcacttaccaacTCTGGGCCTCAAtatcctcacctgtaaaataaaggggttggattaagtgatttctaGGGAGACTTCTAGCTGTAAAATTTgatgattctataattctaagatCTCTGAGATCTCTTAAGTGGGggaagagtggggggggggggctttttAGCCTGGATCACAGAAAGTCCAATTCACCAATTAGTCTGGCAAATGAAAGGATGTTAACCAAATCATCTTGTCACCTAGTTATCCTTTAATAACTAATGTCATGCATTGTTTCCTGTGGAACTTTGAAGGGTTAGATTGCTCTAGATTCTCCATTTGTCCTTCTACTCtcagctcccctccccctcccccttcctcttttctctctctctctctctctctctctctctctctctctctctctctccctccttttcccccttcttactACCCTGGAGATtgtaaaaaaggggaaataataataagagagggagagagagagagagagaaaacgcAAGAAGACCGACAGACAAGtgatgcttgttttttttttccagagactCAACAACAGAACTGAAAAGCAGAAAGAAGCCAGTTGTAATTCATACCGAGTTGTAGGCTTTGTGTGATGAAAGCGATGGAGCGCTGCCTGGGAGATTGCTTTGCTGCACTCCACGAAGCAGATTTGAAACTGTCGTGGACCACTTTAGATGAGAGTTGGATTATGGAATGACCTGCTATGTCTGTGTCATATTGTTCTGCGCAGGGTGCATTATACTGTGCTAACTAGGTGTTCAGTACCAAATAAGAGAGGTATCCTAGATGTGATCTGTCAGCTGtgtctcatatttttatattggttaaaatataaaacagaaaCTGTGATGTGAAAAGACAGAACAGTTAGGTATCTTACATGTTAATAACATTCACATTCTAGGTATTTTAAATCCgtgcatattttattttgaaactaACCATGAATGTATTTTTAACAGGAAAAGGAGTatctgtgtgtgtacatgtgtgtatgtgtatgggtTTACACAacgcaaatcttttttttcccttttttgagaaaaaaatgacaattttacacATTGCTTAATACAAACACATTTTAGGTCCTTTCTGGAATATGTGTGTAGCATGTCATATTCAGCTATTGGTGTTTATTTTTAAGCTGAATTTAATGATAATCTACTTTATATTGTGCAGATTCTACAGTTAACGAATAACCACTACAGCCTCTAGAAAAGCCTCTAGAAGGGCATGGTTTCGGTGTgaaattatttttgacatttgggagaagaataattaaatttttgctttgctttgatttttaaattacagTTGCATGATGCTCTTAAGAACATAAAGATTATCTACTtgtattgttaattttattttttccccaacaaCCATAGGCTTGAAGATGCAGTGGACGCCGGAGCATGCCCAGTGGCCAGAACAGCACTTTGACATCACCTCGACCACTCGGTCTCCTGCCCACAAAGTTGAAGCCTACCGTGGTCATCTGCAGCGCACCTATCAGTATGCCTGGGCCAATGATGACATATCTGCTTTGACTGCCTCCAATCTGTTAAAAAAGTATGCAGAGAAGTATTCTGGAATTCTTGAAGGCCCAGCTGAGCGGCCTGTCCTCAGCAACTACACAGATGCACCTTCGGGGTTGGTGAATGGTCGGAAGAGCGAAAGCGAACCTTGGCAGCCTTCGTTGAACTCAGAAAGCGTGTATCCTATGAACTGCGTTCCAGATGTGATCAGTGCCAGCAAAGCTGGTGTAAGTACAGCTCTCCCTCCTGCAGATGTCTCTGCCAGTATAGGGAGTTCTCCTGGGGTGGCCAGCAACCTGACAGAACCTAGTTACTCTAGCAGTACCTGTGGAAGTCACACGGTACCTAGTCTAGGGCTACCTTCTCAGGAATATGCCACGGGATACAACGGATCATATTTGCATTCTACATACAGCAGCCAGCCAGCACCTGCACTTCCTTCCCCTCATCCTTCCCCTTTGCATAGCTCTGGCCTTTTACAGCCGCCACCGCCTCCGCCACCGCCGCCAGCCCTGGTCCCAGGCTACAATGGGACCTCTAACCTCTCCAGTTACAGCTACCCCTCTGCTAGCTATCCTCCTCAAACCTCTGTGGGCCCTGGCTACAGCCCAGGGGGTGCGCCTCCCCCTTCGGCATACCTCCCTTCAGGAATTCCAGCTCCTACTCCTCTGCCCCCCACCACCGTCCCCGGCTACACCTACCAGAGTCATGGTCTGACACCTATTGCCCCCTCCGCTCTGACAAATAGTTCGGCGAGTTCTCTCAAACGGAAAGCCTTCTATATGGCGGGGCAAGGAGAAATGGACTCCAGTTATGGAAATTACAGCTATGGCCAACAGAGATCTACACAGAGTCCTATGTACAGAATGCCCGACAACAGCATTTCAAACACAAACAGGGGGAATGGCTTTGACAGAAGTGCTGAAACATCATCCTTAGCATTTAAGCCAACAAAGCAGCTAATGTCCTCTGAACAGCAAAGGAAATTCAGCAGCCAGTCCAGCAGGGCTTTGACTCCCCCTTCATACAGTACTGCTAAAAACTCCTTGGGATCCAGAACCAGTGAATCCTTTGGGAAGTACACCTCCCCAGTAATGAATGAGCACGGGGACGAGCACAGACAGCTCCTCCCTCACCCAATGCAAGGCCCGGGACTCCGTGCAGCTACCTCATCCAACCACTCTGTAGACGAGCAACTGAAGAACACTGACACACACCTCATTGACCTTGTAACCAATGAGATTATCAACCAAGGACCTCCAGTGGACTGGAATGACATCGCTGGCCTCGACCTGGTAAAGGCTGTCATTAAAGAGGAGGTTTTATGGCCCGTGTTGAGGTCAGACGCTTTCAATGGACTGACTGCCCTACCTCGGAGCATCCTTTTATTTGGGCCTCGGGGAACAGGCAAAACATTATTAGGTAGATGCATAGCTAGTCAGCTGGGGGCCACGTTTTTCAAAATTTCCGGTTCCAGTCTAGTCACCAAGTGgttaggggaaggagaaaaaatcgTCCATGCTTCCTTCCTCGTGGCCAGGTGTCGCCAGCCTTCGGTGATTTTTGTTAGTGACATTGACATGCTTCTCTCTTCTCAAGTGAGCGAAGAACACAGTCCAGTCAATAGGATGAGAACCGAGTTCCTTATGCAGCTGGACACTGTACTAACTTCTGCCGAGGACCAAATAGTAGTAATTTGCGCCACCAGTAAACCAGAAGAAATAGATGAATCCCTTCGGAGGTACTTCATAAAACGACTTTTAATCCCGCTTCCTGACAGCACAGGGAGGCACCAGATAATAGGACAACTGCTCTCACAGCACAATTACTGTCTCAATGACAAGGAGTTTGCACTGCTTGTCCAGCGCACAGAAGGCTTCTCTGGACTAGATGTGGCTCATTTGTGTCAGGAAGCAGCAGTGGGCCCACTCCATGCCATGCCAGCGACAGACCTTTCAGCCATTATGCCCAGCCAATTGAGGCCAGTTACATATCAAGACTTTGAAAATGCTTTCTGCAAGATTCAGCCTAGCATATCTCAAAAAGAGCTTGATACATATGTTGAATGGAACAAAATGTTCGGTTGCAGTCAGtgataatttttcctttcttttctttcttttttttttttaaatgtaatgaatgttggcacacacacacacaaaacctgcTACATAGGGTAGAGAACCCCTTTTCAGTAGTGTTCAAATTGCAAAGGGTACTGGGGGAGACAACAATTATGTTGCATCTTTAGAGTCAGGGTAGACTTGGAGGAAAAGTGCATCAAACAAGAGCTGCTGATCTGAAAAGCCCCAGATGACAGGAAGCGTGTGTTGATGCTCAGTTCTGTTCAAGCCAGACACCACTCACCAAGGAGCAAGGTGCAAGTGGGTTGATTTCAGAAGGACATGAACCCCGTGTGTTGATTCCATTTTGCTGTTCTCGAGATTTAGTTGCTGTCAAGTGCCTGGAgtggtgctttttttttgtttgcctcaCAATTACATTGGTGGCATGTGCTAATATAAAGAGCTTTAACTTCAAACATTATTGGACTAAAGAGATGAACAGTTGTGTTGCGACAGAGAACCAGATT
Protein-coding regions in this window:
- the FIGN gene encoding fidgetin translates to MRVGLWNDLLCLCHIVLRRVHYTVLTRCSVPNKRGLKMQWTPEHAQWPEQHFDITSTTRSPAHKVEAYRGHLQRTYQYAWANDDISALTASNLLKKYAEKYSGILEGPAERPVLSNYTDAPSGLVNGRKSESEPWQPSLNSESVYPMNCVPDVISASKAGVSTALPPADVSASIGSSPGVASNLTEPSYSSSTCGSHTVPSLGLPSQEYATGYNGSYLHSTYSSQPAPALPSPHPSPLHSSGLLQPPPPPPPPPALVPGYNGTSNLSSYSYPSASYPPQTSVGPGYSPGGAPPPSAYLPSGIPAPTPLPPTTVPGYTYQSHGLTPIAPSALTNSSASSLKRKAFYMAGQGEMDSSYGNYSYGQQRSTQSPMYRMPDNSISNTNRGNGFDRSAETSSLAFKPTKQLMSSEQQRKFSSQSSRALTPPSYSTAKNSLGSRTSESFGKYTSPVMNEHGDEHRQLLPHPMQGPGLRAATSSNHSVDEQLKNTDTHLIDLVTNEIINQGPPVDWNDIAGLDLVKAVIKEEVLWPVLRSDAFNGLTALPRSILLFGPRGTGKTLLGRCIASQLGATFFKISGSSLVTKWLGEGEKIVHASFLVARCRQPSVIFVSDIDMLLSSQVSEEHSPVNRMRTEFLMQLDTVLTSAEDQIVVICATSKPEEIDESLRRYFIKRLLIPLPDSTGRHQIIGQLLSQHNYCLNDKEFALLVQRTEGFSGLDVAHLCQEAAVGPLHAMPATDLSAIMPSQLRPVTYQDFENAFCKIQPSISQKELDTYVEWNKMFGCSQ